A stretch of the Tannerella serpentiformis genome encodes the following:
- a CDS encoding dynamin family protein, with protein MEALEKELQNLRDKLAQSEKELKVLKRQVKELEDDKDMAEEDKESLEKKLKARNDDYNKLFADMQHAQVERKKIEEENAHLKTLSEQRKKAIEFVSYILSAPAADRTERSSRQLTLVDQMAAFIKEDFVPLLRENNITANLDRADFERFMANQKKTWITGKTAVAFIGEFSSGKTSIVNRLLTAGNPNATLMKVSTKASTAIPTYISSIGENAYATYSFIAKDESRKVLEGKMVEEMSKETLDEVRGMDQLINYVVREEANSFLNDISILDTPGFSSNDAKDKERTLEVVNECDALFWVIDVNNGTINQSSLAVIQEKLEKPLYIIVNKVDTKSSNEVDQVINVISSTLRSKGVEYKQIIPFSKLEDIDQLMTVIRSIRKTGQAEDYFRRVQGQLNILEGNLRREDETTRENANTQIQRLSLAMRGDINVLNAIVTRIRDYRRKIIDLPNRRTTWLGFGENEYVMTKQERQAFVRLLDDMANAQLKQLIEKIESLQEHAMDFGGASKEAAHKLNEIAEKYTRVSEHQEQFKKLLKGLANGGQTRQTSYQDSRKSQEEIEYERRLRDYQNLYNG; from the coding sequence ATGGAAGCACTCGAGAAAGAACTCCAAAATCTAAGAGACAAGTTGGCCCAAAGCGAGAAGGAACTGAAGGTGCTGAAGCGACAGGTCAAAGAGTTGGAGGATGACAAGGACATGGCAGAGGAAGACAAAGAGTCGTTAGAGAAAAAGCTAAAGGCACGGAATGATGACTACAATAAGCTCTTTGCTGACATGCAGCACGCGCAGGTAGAGCGCAAAAAAATAGAGGAAGAAAACGCCCATCTCAAAACGCTCAGCGAGCAACGAAAGAAGGCCATCGAGTTCGTAAGCTACATTTTGAGTGCGCCGGCGGCTGACCGCACGGAGCGCTCGTCGCGCCAGCTAACCTTGGTCGATCAGATGGCGGCCTTTATCAAGGAAGACTTCGTGCCGCTGCTGCGAGAAAACAATATCACGGCCAATCTCGACCGAGCCGACTTTGAGCGATTCATGGCCAACCAAAAGAAGACATGGATCACTGGCAAAACGGCCGTAGCCTTTATCGGTGAGTTCTCCTCCGGTAAGACCTCCATCGTGAATCGTCTGCTGACGGCCGGTAATCCGAACGCTACCCTGATGAAGGTAAGTACCAAAGCCTCTACGGCCATCCCTACCTACATCAGCAGCATTGGGGAAAATGCCTATGCCACTTATTCCTTCATCGCCAAGGATGAGAGCCGAAAGGTGCTTGAAGGCAAAATGGTGGAAGAGATGAGCAAGGAGACGCTGGACGAGGTGCGCGGCATGGATCAGCTGATCAATTATGTGGTAAGAGAGGAGGCCAATTCTTTCCTGAATGACATTAGCATATTAGATACGCCGGGATTCAGCTCCAATGACGCCAAGGACAAGGAGCGCACCTTGGAAGTGGTCAACGAATGCGACGCCCTGTTTTGGGTGATCGACGTCAACAACGGTACGATCAACCAAAGCTCCCTTGCCGTGATCCAAGAGAAGCTGGAAAAGCCGCTGTATATCATCGTCAATAAGGTGGACACCAAGTCCTCGAATGAGGTAGATCAGGTGATCAACGTGATCTCTAGCACCCTGAGGTCAAAAGGGGTCGAATACAAACAGATTATCCCTTTCTCTAAGCTGGAAGACATCGATCAGCTGATGACCGTGATCCGCTCCATCAGAAAGACGGGGCAGGCCGAAGACTACTTCAGACGTGTACAAGGTCAGCTGAACATACTGGAGGGAAATCTCCGAAGGGAAGATGAAACAACACGCGAGAACGCAAATACGCAGATACAGAGACTTAGCTTGGCCATGAGGGGAGATATTAATGTTCTCAATGCTATTGTAACCAGAATCCGCGATTATAGAAGAAAGATTATTGATCTGCCTAACAGGAGAACAACTTGGTTGGGCTTTGGTGAAAATGAATATGTAATGACAAAACAGGAGCGACAGGCTTTTGTCAGACTCCTTGATGACATGGCTAATGCTCAACTCAAGCAACTGATCGAAAAAATCGAATCTCTCCAAGAGCATGCTATGGATTTTGGTGGGGCGTCAAAAGAAGCCGCTCATAAACTGAATGAAATAGCAGAAAAATACACGAGGGTCTCGGAGCACCAAGAGCAATTCAAGAAACTCCTTAAAGGCTTGGCGAATGGTGGGCAAACAAGGCAAACAAGCTATCAGGACTCCAGGAAATCTCAGGAAGAAATAGAATATGAGAGGAGACTGAGAGATTATCAGAACCTATATAATGGTTAG
- a CDS encoding dynamin family protein yields the protein MDTKTLIEIAEYLKSDKVADELKALERRLQDDNVTLTLPLVGEFSSGKTSLINALTDSKQLEIATKPTTATIYLLHFGQDRQYATIHRADGSEETVEAIGSLKNSELADVPLVDIYDTSTRVPRDLILVDTPGLSSPDARHKDALIRFLPEADAILMTVDCNQQITKSLLRFIEESNLAGRKVYLIVTKCDTKPASDRKSIKRYIVDNSKLPMEHIVCVSAQQDDLAEFYALIKQLSQSKREILAAAIRGRLESLKEELKKEVNETLKLPNTAEELKEKRAELERQEEEIEREIKHLISSVRSSIDDVSDEVVRSYQDLLFRRLDALINQRADNMTAEANTIIQSASLKVMTDYRRKIVQEVSKQTAKASSFIQSAVNRLDLSGLEAPEQSMNIDLDSIGHEHDKMIAGGLQLAAAAATLAAFRALGAVGKAAGTVGEAAGTVGEAAGTVGEAADTIGKAAGTANKLSKSGRVIEFVQKGAQVATSTGIIDSQMTPKVKGFVEGIVSTFTDRMAKPKRLRATHDFIELQLAPVFAEQMQQNGRIILGLLQAEIAEEAKGVSAERKARIADLTNDIDSKNGEYQQKMDRLKAYNTILNS from the coding sequence ATGGACACGAAGACACTCATTGAGATCGCCGAGTATCTCAAGTCGGACAAAGTGGCCGACGAACTCAAGGCGCTGGAACGGCGCCTGCAAGACGACAACGTTACACTGACCCTCCCCCTCGTGGGCGAGTTTAGCTCGGGCAAGACCAGCCTAATCAACGCCCTGACCGACTCCAAGCAGTTGGAGATCGCCACCAAGCCCACCACGGCAACCATCTACTTGTTGCACTTCGGGCAAGACCGGCAGTACGCCACGATCCACCGCGCCGATGGCAGCGAGGAAACCGTGGAAGCGATCGGCAGCTTGAAAAACAGCGAGCTGGCCGATGTGCCGCTCGTCGACATCTACGACACTTCCACCCGTGTGCCGCGTGACTTGATCTTGGTGGACACCCCGGGACTGTCATCGCCGGACGCGCGGCACAAGGACGCGCTGATCCGCTTCCTGCCGGAGGCCGATGCCATACTTATGACGGTGGACTGCAACCAGCAGATCACGAAATCCCTGCTGCGCTTTATCGAGGAGAGCAACTTGGCCGGCCGCAAGGTCTACCTGATCGTCACCAAGTGCGACACCAAGCCGGCGTCGGATCGAAAGAGTATCAAGAGGTATATCGTCGATAACAGCAAGCTGCCTATGGAGCACATCGTCTGCGTCTCGGCCCAGCAGGACGACCTCGCGGAGTTCTATGCCCTGATCAAGCAGCTCTCCCAAAGCAAGCGGGAGATCCTCGCCGCCGCCATCCGTGGGCGGTTGGAAAGCCTGAAGGAGGAACTCAAAAAGGAGGTTAACGAAACGCTCAAGCTGCCCAACACGGCCGAAGAGCTCAAGGAAAAACGCGCTGAACTCGAACGCCAAGAGGAAGAGATAGAGCGGGAAATCAAACACCTGATTTCGTCCGTGAGATCCTCCATCGATGACGTGTCGGACGAGGTCGTCCGGAGCTATCAAGACTTGCTTTTCCGTCGTTTGGACGCCCTGATCAATCAGCGCGCCGACAACATGACTGCCGAAGCGAATACAATCATTCAATCTGCCTCATTGAAAGTGATGACGGACTATCGGAGGAAGATTGTGCAAGAAGTCTCAAAGCAGACGGCGAAGGCTTCGTCCTTTATTCAATCGGCTGTCAACCGTCTTGACCTCTCCGGGTTAGAGGCACCCGAACAATCAATGAATATTGACCTCGACAGTATAGGGCATGAGCACGATAAGATGATCGCCGGAGGATTGCAGCTTGCGGCCGCGGCAGCTACGTTAGCTGCTTTCCGTGCTTTAGGCGCTGTAGGTAAAGCCGCTGGCACTGTAGGTGAGGCCGCAGGCACTGTAGGTGAGGCCGCAGGCACTGTAGGTGAAGCCGCTGACACTATAGGTAAAGCCGCTGGTACGGCAAACAAGTTGAGTAAGTCGGGCCGAGTGATAGAGTTCGTGCAAAAGGGAGCTCAGGTTGCTACAAGCACCGGGATCATCGACAGCCAAATGACGCCCAAGGTGAAGGGCTTTGTGGAGGGTATTGTAAGCACCTTCACCGATCGCATGGCCAAGCCCAAACGGCTCAGAGCCACACACGACTTTATCGAGCTGCAGCTGGCGCCGGTCTTTGCCGAGCAAATGCAGCAAAACGGCCGTATCATACTGGGCCTCTTGCAGGCGGAGATCGCGGAAGAGGCCAAAGGAGTCAGTGCCGAACGAAAGGCGCGAATCGCCGACTTGACGAACGACATTGATTCGAAGAATGGCGAGTATCAACAGAAGATGGACAGATTGAAAGCATACAACACGATACTTAATTCATAA
- a CDS encoding site-specific integrase: protein MRSTFKTLFYINRQKTKADGKTAIFCRVTIDGRSAVMTTGEECLPDEWNSKQGITGEKKINQRLAAFRELVEKTYSEMLTKDGVVSAELLKNRLQGTVAAPTTLLTMSEAELQSVKTCVGKSKAESTYQNLIYSDKLLRAFVKENGGRDIPLAGITEDLFEGFRFFLKKRGLAASTMNHLLCRLSRLMYRAVNLNVIRCHPFEDVAYEKEVRKVRFLQKSDVAKLMALKVNDKEAEQARQMFLFSCFTGLAIADMERLKFSHIQTSADGRRYIRKERQKTKVESVVPLHPIAEEILSRCREDQAVKGKGDALVFPRGCGRSVMNNKLNTVGLACGIRQRLSFHMARHTFGTLSLSAGIPIESIAKMMGHASISSTQIYAQVTDKKISEDMDKLIRKQQTASA, encoded by the coding sequence ATGAGAAGTACGTTCAAGACCCTGTTCTACATCAACAGACAGAAGACAAAAGCAGACGGCAAGACGGCCATCTTTTGCCGCGTCACCATCGATGGTAGGAGTGCGGTGATGACAACCGGCGAGGAATGTCTGCCAGATGAATGGAACAGCAAACAGGGTATAACCGGCGAAAAGAAAATCAACCAACGCCTCGCAGCGTTTAGAGAGCTTGTGGAAAAGACTTACTCGGAAATGCTCACGAAGGACGGCGTGGTCAGTGCAGAACTCCTCAAGAACCGCTTGCAGGGCACCGTTGCCGCACCAACCACTCTTTTAACCATGAGCGAGGCGGAACTGCAATCTGTGAAGACATGCGTGGGCAAGTCAAAGGCTGAAAGCACCTACCAAAACCTGATCTATTCGGACAAGCTACTTCGGGCGTTCGTGAAGGAAAACGGAGGGCGAGACATCCCCCTCGCAGGCATTACGGAAGATCTGTTTGAGGGCTTCCGCTTCTTTCTCAAAAAACGTGGTTTGGCGGCATCGACCATGAACCACCTTCTCTGCCGATTGAGTCGGTTGATGTATCGCGCGGTAAACTTGAACGTCATCCGCTGCCATCCCTTTGAGGATGTTGCCTATGAAAAGGAGGTACGGAAGGTTCGCTTCTTGCAAAAGAGCGATGTGGCCAAGCTCATGGCGCTGAAAGTAAACGACAAGGAAGCAGAGCAGGCCCGGCAGATGTTCCTCTTCTCCTGCTTCACCGGACTGGCCATTGCGGATATGGAGCGATTGAAGTTTTCGCATATCCAAACGTCAGCCGACGGCCGGAGGTATATCCGAAAGGAACGGCAGAAGACGAAAGTGGAGTCAGTTGTGCCGTTACATCCGATCGCGGAGGAGATCCTTAGCAGATGCCGAGAAGATCAGGCGGTGAAAGGAAAAGGCGACGCCCTTGTCTTCCCACGCGGTTGCGGCCGCAGTGTGATGAATAACAAACTGAATACTGTGGGACTGGCATGTGGTATCAGGCAACGCCTCTCTTTTCATATGGCGCGCCACACGTTCGGAACCCTGTCGCTCAGCGCAGGCATCCCGATAGAGAGCATCGCCAAGATGATGGGGCACGCGTCCATATCCAGCACGCAGATCTATGCGCAGGTGACGGACAAAAAGATCTCGGAAGACATGGACAAGCTGATCCGAAAGCAACAAACGGCGTCAGCGTGA
- a CDS encoding site-specific integrase, translating to MDDMKMKVLLYLKKSSRDRSGKAPIMGRITLGRSVAQFSCKLSCNPDLWNSRESRVDGKSREAVEVNAKLDNLLLAVQASYQSLLAKGAPFDATDIKEHFQGNRQARCMLIERLDLLVKEREKHVGIDLKARSMYNYRSVRNRLQEFIRQQYNATDLAFSQLTEGFIYEFQTFCLGRCGLQESTFFGTASLLKTVCKLAYREGLTDVLLFNKVRVERGDKKTPKALDKAALDKLKALCFDGLDGDMETSRDVFLFACYTGAAYCDLMALRPEHLVRDDEGALWLKFSRQKTSVLCRIKLLPEALRLLEQLHSDARETLLPYMNYATYLSCLKAISLRAGLSLPITTHTARHTFATLITLEQGVPIETVSKMLGHSTVRMTERYAKVTPQKLFEEFDRLIAFTEDLHLTI from the coding sequence ATGGATGACATGAAAATGAAGGTGTTGCTCTACCTCAAAAAGAGCAGTCGCGACAGGTCGGGCAAGGCGCCGATCATGGGACGCATCACGCTGGGACGTTCCGTCGCACAGTTCAGTTGCAAGCTGTCTTGCAATCCCGACTTGTGGAATTCGCGCGAAAGTCGGGTGGACGGGAAGAGTCGCGAGGCGGTCGAAGTCAATGCCAAGTTGGACAACCTGCTTCTCGCCGTTCAAGCCTCCTATCAGTCCCTGCTTGCCAAAGGGGCTCCGTTTGACGCAACCGACATCAAGGAGCATTTCCAAGGCAATAGGCAGGCTCGATGTATGCTGATTGAACGCTTAGATCTCCTTGTCAAAGAGCGGGAGAAGCATGTAGGTATCGATCTCAAGGCGAGATCTATGTACAACTATCGCTCTGTTCGAAACCGGTTGCAGGAGTTCATCCGACAGCAATACAACGCTACGGATCTGGCTTTCTCGCAACTTACAGAGGGCTTTATCTATGAGTTTCAGACGTTCTGTCTTGGTCGATGCGGCCTTCAAGAAAGCACCTTCTTCGGAACGGCCTCTCTGCTGAAAACGGTATGCAAACTGGCTTACCGCGAAGGGCTGACGGATGTCTTACTGTTTAATAAGGTACGCGTAGAGCGAGGGGACAAGAAAACGCCGAAAGCGCTCGACAAGGCTGCGTTAGACAAGTTGAAGGCGCTCTGTTTTGACGGTTTGGACGGGGATATGGAGACTTCCCGCGATGTGTTTCTTTTTGCCTGTTACACCGGCGCCGCCTATTGCGATCTGATGGCGCTGCGCCCTGAGCATCTTGTCCGCGACGATGAGGGCGCCCTTTGGCTGAAGTTCAGCAGGCAGAAGACGAGTGTCCTTTGCCGCATAAAGCTGTTGCCCGAGGCGCTCCGATTGTTGGAGCAACTACACAGCGATGCCAGAGAAACACTGCTTCCTTATATGAACTATGCCACCTATTTGTCTTGTCTGAAGGCGATCTCGCTAAGGGCCGGACTGTCTTTGCCCATCACCACGCACACCGCCCGGCATACCTTCGCTACGCTCATCACTTTGGAACAGGGCGTGCCCATCGAAACCGTCAGCAAGATGCTTGGACATAGCACGGTGCGCATGACCGAGCGATATGCGAAGGTTACCCCTCAGAAACTATTCGAGGAGTTCGATCGCTTGATCGCCTTCACCGAAGACTTACACCTGACCATTTAA
- a CDS encoding cytochrome c biogenesis protein has product MTWNDFPWFALPAMLCWVAAGITVYKYRGISHVLMLLGTLIYAVFIGGLWVGLERPPMRTVGETRLWYAFFLAAVGYATFRRHRYPWLLSFAALVACVFTCINLFKPEIHSKHLMPALQSYWFVPHVTVYILSYAMLGAATVGAFIRMHALRNDPDLPEDEALYRLMDNLVYTGFGFLMCGMLMGAVWAKEAWGHYWSWDPKETWAFVTAAAYLVYIHLRLRHAPERVVLWTLPISFILLMITWIGVNYLPAAQGSIHVYSS; this is encoded by the coding sequence ATGACTTGGAACGACTTCCCCTGGTTCGCCCTGCCCGCCATGCTGTGCTGGGTGGCCGCCGGTATCACCGTATATAAATACAGAGGCATAAGCCATGTGCTGATGCTCCTCGGCACCCTCATCTACGCCGTCTTTATCGGCGGCCTGTGGGTCGGCCTGGAGCGACCGCCCATGCGCACCGTCGGCGAGACGCGTCTCTGGTACGCCTTCTTCCTCGCCGCCGTAGGCTACGCCACCTTCCGCCGTCACCGCTATCCCTGGCTGCTCTCCTTTGCAGCGCTCGTGGCATGCGTCTTCACATGTATCAACCTCTTCAAGCCCGAGATCCACTCCAAACACCTCATGCCTGCGCTCCAGAGCTACTGGTTTGTGCCGCACGTGACGGTCTACATCCTCTCTTACGCCATGCTTGGCGCAGCCACCGTCGGCGCCTTCATCCGTATGCACGCCCTGCGCAATGACCCTGATCTCCCCGAGGACGAGGCGCTCTATCGGCTGATGGACAACCTGGTCTACACCGGTTTTGGCTTCCTCATGTGCGGCATGCTCATGGGCGCCGTCTGGGCCAAGGAGGCGTGGGGCCACTACTGGTCGTGGGACCCGAAAGAGACGTGGGCCTTTGTCACCGCCGCCGCCTATCTCGTCTACATCCACCTCCGTCTGCGCCACGCCCCCGAGCGTGTCGTGCTCTGGACGCTCCCCATCTCCTTCATCCTGCTGATGATCACATGGATCGGCGTCAATTATTTGCCGGCGGCGCAAGGCAGTATCCATGTTTACAGTAGTTGA
- a CDS encoding cytochrome c biogenesis protein ResB, translating into MEQQHRRPMWQHPWHWKESIAFVSGILLTGLLLQLTVGEFDFELLRYPVNTVVGAVIVLLAAAIAWGTKRSAICRWYTGVPLAVTLIVAFVVTGIIMGLTPQSTARPAEGTMHFTSRLGLDRMTRAWPFVLLYFLTLLSLGALFIRRLLHFQRSDYAFYLNHAGLWLLLFAAGLGAADMERFLMRVPEGEVEWRGTDSHGRVMQLPIAIELYDFSMEEYPPSLTIIDRKTGASQPVEKPEFFPIDPKIPRGKLAGWDIQLLEYIHDAVRNSDSTYREIHMPGASPAARIKARNPVTGVERTGWVCAGNISQLYMVLNLDTNLCVAATMPEPRRFVSDIEVYRKDQDVGSRARLEVNRPFRTGPWTIYQHGYDSEAGKLSEYTVVELVYDPWLTLVYIGIILLAAGSVCMLWGGRRRTA; encoded by the coding sequence ATGGAGCAACAACACCGCCGCCCCATGTGGCAACATCCCTGGCACTGGAAAGAGAGTATCGCTTTCGTGTCAGGGATTCTTCTGACCGGGCTGCTATTGCAGCTCACGGTCGGCGAGTTCGACTTCGAACTGCTGCGTTATCCGGTGAACACCGTCGTGGGTGCCGTGATCGTCCTCTTAGCCGCCGCCATCGCCTGGGGAACGAAGCGCAGCGCTATCTGCCGTTGGTATACGGGTGTGCCGCTGGCTGTGACGCTCATCGTCGCCTTCGTGGTGACGGGTATCATCATGGGGCTCACGCCGCAGTCGACTGCTCGGCCTGCCGAGGGAACGATGCACTTTACCTCCCGCCTCGGTCTCGACCGGATGACGCGCGCTTGGCCTTTTGTCCTCCTCTATTTCCTCACGCTGCTTTCGCTCGGTGCACTCTTCATTCGTCGGTTGCTCCACTTCCAACGGTCGGACTATGCCTTCTACCTCAACCATGCCGGACTCTGGCTGCTGCTCTTCGCTGCGGGCCTCGGTGCGGCGGACATGGAGCGCTTCCTGATGCGTGTGCCAGAAGGCGAGGTGGAGTGGCGTGGCACGGATAGTCACGGGCGCGTCATGCAGCTGCCTATCGCCATCGAGCTATATGACTTCAGCATGGAGGAATATCCGCCATCGCTGACTATCATCGATCGGAAGACGGGTGCCAGTCAGCCGGTAGAGAAGCCCGAGTTCTTCCCCATTGATCCGAAGATACCGCGGGGCAAACTGGCCGGCTGGGACATCCAGCTGCTGGAATACATCCACGATGCCGTCCGTAATAGCGACAGCACCTACCGCGAGATCCATATGCCCGGCGCCTCACCCGCTGCACGCATCAAGGCTCGCAACCCCGTGACCGGTGTTGAACGCACGGGATGGGTTTGCGCGGGCAACATCTCTCAGCTGTATATGGTGCTCAATCTCGACACCAACCTCTGCGTGGCTGCGACCATGCCCGAACCGCGTCGCTTTGTCTCCGACATCGAAGTCTATCGCAAAGACCAAGACGTCGGTTCCCGTGCGCGCCTTGAGGTGAACCGCCCTTTCCGCACGGGCCCCTGGACCATCTACCAGCATGGCTACGACAGCGAAGCCGGTAAGCTCTCCGAATACACCGTCGTCGAGTTGGTCTACGACCCCTGGCTCACGCTTGTTTACATCGGCATCATCCTTCTGGCCGCCGGCTCCGTCTGCATGCTGTGGGGCGGACGTCGCCGAACAGCGTAG